The Dethiosulfovibrio peptidovorans DSM 11002 genome has a window encoding:
- a CDS encoding helix-turn-helix domain-containing protein — MIKKRYITSEEAATTRGVTPATIRKWLREGYIDGIKMGRLWRVVEDSDVEIEKMDKKTETLLKGSLEKLQESMDRITELIGSGGNVQLIRALCTVLPQLEDASDKIVALSEMASQDER; from the coding sequence ATGATTAAGAAAAGATACATTACATCGGAGGAGGCCGCGACAACCAGAGGGGTGACTCCGGCGACCATTAGAAAATGGCTCAGGGAAGGATATATAGACGGAATAAAGATGGGGAGACTGTGGAGGGTCGTGGAGGACAGCGACGTAGAGATAGAGAAAATGGACAAGAAAACGGAAACCCTATTGAAAGGATCTCTCGAGAAGCTACAGGAATCGATGGACCGGATAACCGAATTGATCGGATCAGGCGGCAACGTCCAGCTCATAAGGGCATTGTGCACCGTTCTCCCCCAGCTCGAGGATGCCTCGGATAAGATCGTAGCTCTCTCCGAGATGGCGTCGCAAGACGAGAGATAA
- a CDS encoding ABC transporter permease, with amino-acid sequence MFLKYYHVKLLEALLQHLLIVGISVPIAICISLPLGIWISSRPRIARLVIYGSSILMTIPSLALFGIMVALLASIKMGLGVVPAVLAISIYSLLPITRNTYTALNGVSPAIIEAATGIGLSRMQVLWKVRIPLALPVIMAGVRLAVVMGISVAAFASLVGAGGLGGFIFSGIARSNIMMVGAGALSVALLGILANWLLLRFETIVTPKGLSPED; translated from the coding sequence ATGTTTTTAAAGTACTATCACGTAAAGCTTCTAGAGGCTCTTCTTCAACATCTCCTCATAGTCGGAATAAGCGTTCCCATAGCGATCTGCATCAGTCTTCCCCTGGGGATATGGATATCCTCTCGTCCCAGAATAGCCCGTTTGGTCATATACGGTTCCAGTATCTTGATGACCATACCCAGCTTGGCCCTTTTCGGAATAATGGTGGCCCTTTTGGCCTCCATCAAGATGGGGCTTGGAGTTGTCCCGGCAGTCTTGGCTATATCCATCTATTCCCTTCTTCCCATAACGAGGAACACCTATACCGCCTTGAACGGAGTGTCTCCGGCGATCATCGAGGCCGCCACGGGAATCGGTCTTTCAAGGATGCAGGTTCTCTGGAAGGTCCGCATACCTCTGGCTCTGCCGGTTATAATGGCCGGGGTCCGTCTCGCCGTAGTCATGGGGATCAGCGTGGCCGCCTTTGCCTCTCTGGTGGGAGCTGGCGGATTGGGTGGTTTCATCTTTTCTGGGATAGCCCGGTCGAACATAATGATGGTGGGAGCTGGTGCTCTGTCGGTGGCTCTCTTGGGGATATTGGCCAACTGGCTTTTGCTGCGTTTCGAGACGATCGTAACCCCTAAGGGATTATCGCCAGAAGATTAG